The segment ACAGTAGTGAAAGATTTGTAGAAATTCTTCCACCGTATGCCTTCTGGTTCGATCGAGATGTTGAATAACTTTTTGAGAGTGCAATATGAATCCCACCCTAATATTACGTCTTTGCCTGGTGCTGTTGATCCAAGGACTGTAGTCGTGATTTGGCATCCTGGAAAAAGCTCAATCGTAATTGGCTTTGATTTGAGTTTGATGGATAATGATCCTGAATTTGCCACACGAAATTGTTGTTGATGCGGTAGCCACATAGAAGACGGGAGAATTTTCGGATTTATTATTGTCGTGTGGGCCCCAGTATCTATGAATGCGATGGCATCGACTGGTTTTTCTTTATGAGCCGGATCAAAGATCTTCACCTGAAGATGTGGAGGGtatttttcttcttgcttcGGTGTCTCTGTGATTTTGAAGCAGCAATCTTCATCTTCGTCGTGAGATGATTCAGAGGAATCGTCAGAGTCGGTGTCGGAGTACCCACAAATGGCTCCGCTGTCGTCACTATCATAAGATAGAACTGATTCCAAGTCGTGGGTGTCGATGTCAATATCCGGTGCGATCTTCGATATCGAGCTGATtagatattgttttttcttttttgacttGTTAGGGCAATTCTTAGCATAATGTCCTTCTTTTCGACACAGAAAGCACCTTGTTGACTTCTTGAAGCTTCTTTTCTTTCGAAAGAATTTCTTGCGCCTGAAGGTTGGTGAGCGTTTTGAAAAACGCTTTTTGAATTTCTTGTGTTTTCTATTAGAATCACAAGAGCATGATTTCTTGGACTTCGAGCATTTGATCGATAGGTCTGGTCTTGCACATATTTTTGATAGCTGCTTCGATCGATCCATAAACTCCATCCAGAACTCCTTCTGTTTGCAAAGTTTGTCGAGAGTTCTGAAGACATACTGCTGGATTTGACCAATGGAGATTTCTTCGATTGTTTGTCCTTGATCTCTGATGTACAGCTTAGTCTGCTGACTAAGATAATCATCAATGGACGATAGGTAGACATGCTTCAGGCTTGGATTATTGAGTCCGTTTAGCGCATAATATCTTCTCGTCTGTCTTTCAAAATGCTTCGCAAGATCTTTCTTTTTTAGAGAACAACATTTTGCTGAGAAGAATTCTTCTTGAATTTGTTCCTTTTGATGTGTTGGAGTGCCAATGAATTCTCTGTGGATTTCTCCTAGTAGCAACGGAATTGTTGTCTGATAGACTTGCTGCTGTCTGTATTCTCCGAGGGAATTCCACCATTCTTTAAGTGCGCCAGACAGTCTCGCTGTGAATTGTTGAATTACCAAATGCAGGGGAGACGTAATAGCTTCTGAGTTCATCCATGCATGGAATTCGTCCAACCGATCATTCCATTTGTCGAAAGGGATATCGTCGAACGTAAATACCATAACCTTTGAAGAGAAACGCTTATTGCGAGTTTCTTCTCTTGGGGCTTCATAATTCATGTCTTCCTCACTTGAATATACTTCGTTGACGTTTGGCTCTTGTTTAGGAGTACTTGATCCTTCACCGATTACATACTGTTTCGGGAGCGATTCTTCATCAGAATCTATATCGTATTCACTGGAGCTTGAGTCTGAGAAGTGCTTGATGTTGACGATCGGTGAGGGCTGAGTTTCTTCCTGATGAACTGGTTGATTCTCCAGTAGTTTGGTGGTTTCGACAATATTATCTAGCAAACTAGTCATCGAAAATTCGATGATGCCGATGTCTTTTCCTTTGTTGTCCACCGACTCATGGCTAGATGATGACGTAAGAGTTGGCCTCTTCGGTGGGTTGACTTGGAATTCAGTTTCTTTGTGTCTTCTCGATTTTGATCTGGTTTGTTTTGGCTTTTCCGCGAAGATCGAAGATGAGCCGTATCTTGATGTAAAGGTTTCATCGGAGGATAGAAAACCAGGTAGTGGCGATCTCATTTTTGGGGTTTGGTAGCTCGAAAGGAATCCTGGAGAGTACGATCCCTGGTACATTGGTAAATCTGTCGATGAACTCCCCAAAGGGTTGAAGTAAGAGTCTTTTTGCCGTTGACTGTAGATTAGACTCTCTAAGCTCCGTTGGAGgtcttttaattgatttttgagGCTTGCCGTCTCTGCTTCTTTACTTCGAAATTGAGTCGTGTCAACCATCATGTGCTTCGCCATCGTCATCATCTCCTGATGGAGACTGTTGAGCCGACCATACACAAGAGATTTCTACGGCCCAGCTAAGAAACAAGACATCCCAAGGCCATGTCGATTCGACAAAGACGGAAATATAGTCTATCCTTTCATAGATGAAGATGGACACTGCCGCTTTGACATCTGCAACTGCACAGCCTGTTCAGATGCCTACTGGAGCTACGAATCCGACGATGAAAAACGGagacgaagaagaaagaaaaaggacCCTCTATACAAAAGGTATCTCGAAGGAGATCCTTCTGTTGGTCCGCTAGGCGATGATAGGTACGACTTTATAGTTGAATACCCCAGCGCAAAAAAGGAACCAGAGCAAGACTTATTGATGATCAGCCCAAACAACTTTCCTCCTCCAGAAGATTTCATCAAAGATGACGTTGCTCATACCCCAAAAATCCTTTCGCCAGCAATAGGTTCTTCTGGACCTACTCAGCTTAGCCAAGCAGAAAAGGTTCTAAACTGGCAAACAGAAAATTCCCTTGCTCAGAATTATCTGTTAACAGCAATAAACCAAAAGGTCGATCATCTGACTGAAGGAGCTAACAAAAGGCATCTTAGCCTTCAAAATTCGATAACAGAAATACACGATCAAGCTCAACCACTGTTAGGATAATCACCTCCCCCGAAAGTCGTGTTGACAGAGTCGTATTGACGGAAACCGATCAAGGAGAATTACAGCTAAGAATTGGATTTAACACTAGTGTTTTATGAGATTAATGTTTTTCACTATTCTAAAAGCTCGTCTTAAATTTGTCATGCTTTAGATTGCATTCAGTCCCATTGActtcttctctttatttttcTAATCATCATTTATCTTATGAAAAGACAATGGGCAAGAGTTTCTCACTTTTTGTACTATTTGTTGATCCCAGTTAATAAAACAATttcttctattttaatttttcaagtTGTTTAATTAAAAGCacacattaaaatattttattagattttgaaAACAACTTATATTGTTAAACAAAAAACCTCTAAAATAAGTTATATTgtaaaatgaacaaaaaatcTCTGccaaaaaaattctctaaaacagCTTAGATATTGAAAAAGAGAGAGTATCTATTAGTTTTGTAGGTTTTAACTTATATTATGTTGGTTGCTTGTTGCTGAAAAGTAAGAACTTAAATGTCGAGTTGAATGAGAGATTTCTTGGTCACACATTATACtagattagaaaaaaaaaaaatttgattggtTAATGAGATTAAACAATAGCTAACAATAAACAAGACGATATTCAGCAACAATTCTATCAACGAAGCTAACCTAATCAACATTAGTTTTAAGGGCTCAATAATGGTCAACGACACCGTCTttctttttataagaaaaatccCACGAGCTTCACTTTACAACTAAACAAAATCAACAAGAGAAATTGAAATAAGCGACAGCTGTTTAGTAGATAAGCAAGTATAAAACCCCCTAATAAAATAGTTCACTAGTTAATTTTTGCTGCTAGCCTGTACGTATCCAGTAAGcaaatcaaaacaaacttaACCACGTTATTTCTAACGGGTTAAATGGAAAACCCGAAACAATaacaaataatacaaaataacagaaaatgTAATATAATCAACAAGATTGACCATCGGTGTAGCAACGGAGTCTCTTCACCTGAAAATCATGCCGGAAACCACTGTGAGACGCAGCTGCTCTCCACTCTTCCACCAGCAAAGCGTCAAGCTCGACCTGACCAACGGCTCCAGTCGCAGCTCCAAGCAACTCGGAGAACCCACCCACACGACCCGGAGGTTTGGACCTCCGACGACCGGCACCGACGGGAACATTCCGGAGAGCTCCACCTGCGGTCCAATAACGCTGACAACCTTTGCAGAAGTGTCTTGGTTGGTTAACGTTGTAATTATTGAAGTAACAGAACTTGGTCTCCATGCTCGTGCATCTCGGACATGCTATGATCTTGTCTGGACGCTTCTCTGCTGTTAGATCCGATGTTGATGGTGATATCACAGCTGCTTTTGTTTGTAGCTCTGGATGTTGTTCCTGCCCTTCTTCTTTCTTAATCGTCTGTATGATATTATTATTGGCATTGAATGTTATGGTTTTGCCAAAAAGTTTAATCCCTGGGGAATCTTGGGTCGCCAtgaaaatgagagagagatagatgatagagaaagagagttgTCGCTAAGTTTCTTGCAGCGATgatgaaagagagaagagacgtTTATAGGATGaagattttgttatttttgttttcttttctaaaatatcatttttaatgaCATGATTATCATATCTCTTACgtaagaaaagagagaatagcaaTAGTGTTAGTAAGGAGAATACAGTTGAAAATAGCTGACAAAATGTGTGTATTCTATTTCTTCTTGTCCAAAATTGTGTATTCACTATTCGGTACAGTATCTATACTCTTTCCGTATATTATATGTCAAAAAGTTTTTCTGGAATAATGCTGTCTACCAAAAAGGCTTTATGTGAATTTTATAgcttttaacttttttaaactatattagATTCTGACAACtctgtaatattttttgttttaattttttctgaaatataatttttatatttgagtttttttgtagttatatttatatttaatattaatttaatttgatataataatcttttaaataaataaaatatatacttagacataatatttatcaatatgtcatgattctgttttaatataatagattttagTCACTAGATACTACTggtatttcttatttttttattggctAACTAAATTTGTAAAACCACATCTATTATGAACCACATTTTGGCGTTAAACAAGTTAAAAAGCAAGTGCAATTAGTTAGATAAACAGTACAGTAACTAAATTAGCGCCTAAGATTTGTATAATAACTTGCAATCTATATCTATTTTCTTGGGTAAGAATGGTTTTGATCGATTAAACCTGGGATTCTTATACTTattcaaacaattttttaaaaacttaaaaaaaaagtatgtgtGCGTTTAAGGACATTCTTattaatatatctttttgaaatgaGAGTGTGTcacaataacaaaacaaatgtcCCCATCTCAAGACATATATAATTTCCGTATAGATGTATAATATCATATACAAATTCGAAGAAGTATAATCCAATTCTTCTTATTTTCATAGTTGACTAACATTTTAAGATGATTAAGTTGGCATGAGCGGAGAGTAAATTGAGTAGGTAACTCTTACTTTTGCTTTACTGCTCAATCCTCACTGCGTCAGTCATCTAAAAATCACAACTATAATCTGACAAAACTattgtatttttgttataaaaaaaaacttttgtattttttaatgtATCTCTGTTATCCTAATTTTAGAGACGATTTTTAGAAATGTAAATATACTAAGTACTACAAATGATAAATGGAAAAtgaaaaagttatatatgtttggttccattttttttctgttcactGGTTCGGTTCCATAATATAACTTTAGATAATACatgataattatttaaatgaacTCGAAGATTTTGATTTGGACAAAACCCCCAAAGAGAAACAGAGTTTAGTGTGTTGCGTAGAAAATgagaagagatgaaaatagcGTATAGGGACCAGCTGTCAATTCAAAGGTACACATCAGCTCGTGGGGCTCTCTTTCCAGGTGTGTTCCCGGTCATCCTTCCATTTTCTTCATTCGTTTTATTTATTCCTCCAATACGTAATATTGTAGAGAGATTTGAATTTCATCTGATATAAGAATAAGTTCCTTTATGTTTTGTTTGCACTTTGTTTAAAAGAAGAGTTCGATTTATACTTAAGTTATGAAGagtaagaaataaataaagtttagtGACTATAAAGTTTTCTTCAATTTACAGAGCCGGCCCGTAGCACACGCAACATAAGcgaaagattttaaaaataattttaaacataagctgtgtaattttttgtttccatcttgtttttttttaaaataattttccatacgtaaagaaataattttatttattttggtttagcGCAATGGAAAAAATTCTCAATCTTTGGATCGGTCCTATCAGTTGAGAATTACgatggtgttttttttttaagttacaaCACGAGGATTTTCCGTGAAATCATCTATCATACTACTATTATTCTCTAAGCACATTTCATTGCAGAGTTCTGATGAAATCAATACATTAGTGTTGGTATGATTGCATCATGAATTGGTTTTTAGTATAATTGATATAAACGATCCAAACCACCGCCTGACGACGAATTAAGAACTTGTAAATTAGTTTAACATTTGAATTTATTCTATTTAAGGTGgatatctattactataaagaaaGGTTGTTTCTATCCTGGTGACACATCAGCGTCCAGCTCAAAAATTCGTTTCACGCCGTGCTGACACGTGTCCAAGACCCTCAACACATACCGTATCAATAACTTGCTGATATCTTGGGCTTTGCTCGCATGTTGAGTGATCTGGTAAATTTTCTGGCCCACAAGAGAATGAAGGCGACGTCTCCCCAATCCTATCACGACTTTGGAGAAAACACACAGATCGACTTTCTCTTCGTGCGGCCGCAGACGATGACGTTTGAGCTCCATCTCATGTTTGAAACTGTCCATTTATGGCTTCATCTTCAATCGTATTAATTCCCTCATCCATGATGTATCTTTGAAGCTATTAGATTTCAGTACAAAAATGTGTTAGATTTCAGTATAAAAATGTGTTAGATTTCGATATGGCTTATCCAAGAGTTTTTTCTCTGATTTGAAGTCCAGTAAGTGTTCGTCCGTCGTCGAGGGGAGAAATCTTGCGGCTCCTGCTTACACAGTTCAGACTTACAAGCTACAAGCCTAAACTACTTACACATCACCTTTAGATATGTCGGCTTCATATGTTCTTTTCGCTAACTTGAAAGCAGAGCGTTGCTCAAACTCAAACACAGGGTGCATCTTTAACACTCCTCTCAATGAGCAAGTATCTACTTTTTTGAATCCTTCACCTTTTTACCTACATGTGTTTTGGGTTAGACTTATTGATCTTGATTATCCATTCATATAAGCTTTTGACCGGGTTGTCTTATTGGATTCAAGGCATCATTCAATGTTACTGGTCTAGCAGCAATGTTGTGTTCTTGGATGCTTTAGAAATTCAGATCTATTGGTGTTTGGTTTTAACAGGGAAATCGAGAAAATGTAGAAATTCAGATCGCAGATTACATATACCCTGTTTTTGATCAGGTGAGTGTTTTCATCTTTAAAAAATGGCTTTTCTTCTAAGATTGATAAGTGGAAGCTTGATCAAGAAAAAGCATGGCTTTTTTCTCTGTCATGAAAATTGGTTTATCAAGTCATCTCTGTTTTAACAGAACATTTGAAGCTTCATCGTGGTTACCAAAAATTCTTTAGAATCTCAACCATCAATGATTCGATGCTTTTGCTTAAAGGGATTGACTCTATTTCTCATACTTTTTCTCTGCTTTCGAGTAATCTAGGCAATGCTTTTCAAGTAATATTGAGCATCCGTTAATATGATCTGAAATCAGGATTTTTTTCATTCTTCCATGATTGATGATACACTGTGTTTTGTAAACTCAGAGAGTTAGAGAATTATCTAGCCACCCGCATTATCTGAGATACTCTGCTTCAATCtcaataaagaagaaaaacaacaaaaagaagaagaaaagagtaaaaggaagaagaggaaacacGAGTTTGATTGGAAAATAGTCCAATCTCAAAATAGTTAAAGGCTTTTTGTGAAAGTTCCAAAAATGGCAAATCAACAGCTTTATTTCTCTTAGTTCAAGGCTGGTTGGTGGAAAACTGAGAATGTGAAGAAAGATGGAAAGCTGATGGGAGTTGATCCTCTATTGTTTGATGGAAGCATATACATCTTCAATCGAAGAACATACGTAGTGGGCCACAAAGTTGAATGGCATAGCGAGAAATTCTCTGTTGTATATGTGTAGTTCCCTTTGATTTAATGCTCATTGTATAGAGAGCTGCTGAGTTCTTCCAAAGCTCATCCTATAATTCAGAAAAGACAAACGAATACAAAAACACTAGCAATCCGTTTTTAATCAATATTTCATTTTCCttccacaaaaattaaaatcattttctGTCAACAAATGATAGCTTGGTGAATTTACACagtataattcaaaatatttgaaaataacacATAATTCCTTTATTATATTGATATTTACATTTCATTAAACCAACTTTAACCAAAAACTGATTTTCGCATTATTTTTTAGTTACCAAAATCAAGtttaagaaattaataaaaaatcaaaagtcGCAAACCACAATCAAGGATTCAAtcataatcaaaacataaatttttaaaaagtttaaaaatgaaaaataacaagaaataagcaataaatgtttaatgaaaattaagataatataaaaacagAAATGTCAAAGATAGATAAAGAACATTcagaaaaacaaaaagcaaCAATATTTTTCTATGTTTTATTGAACTcattctaacaaaaaaaaagaaataaatatctcatatatattttcttctattttaG is part of the Raphanus sativus cultivar WK10039 chromosome 5, ASM80110v3, whole genome shotgun sequence genome and harbors:
- the LOC108859439 gene encoding dof zinc finger protein DOF1.5-like, encoding MATQDSPGIKLFGKTITFNANNNIIQTIKKEEGQEQHPELQTKAAVISPSTSDLTAEKRPDKIIACPRCTSMETKFCYFNNYNVNQPRHFCKGCQRYWTAGGALRNVPVGAGRRRSKPPGRVGGFSELLGAATGAVGQVELDALLVEEWRAAASHSGFRHDFQVKRLRCYTDGQSC